One window from the genome of Myxococcales bacterium encodes:
- a CDS encoding winged helix-turn-helix transcriptional regulator: MLATLSALAEPNRFRIVEYLRNGPRGVGAIGTALRLRQPQVSKHLRILKEAHLVDVEARAQQRLYALRAEPLREMNDWLERYRRIWDERMDALDVVVQELKAKEKTNARKK; the protein is encoded by the coding sequence ATGCTCGCAACCCTGTCGGCGCTCGCCGAGCCAAATCGCTTTCGCATCGTCGAGTATTTGCGCAACGGCCCGCGCGGGGTTGGCGCCATCGGCACCGCGTTGCGCCTGCGCCAGCCGCAGGTCTCAAAGCATCTGCGCATCCTTAAGGAGGCACATCTCGTAGACGTGGAGGCCCGCGCGCAACAGCGCCTGTACGCGCTGCGCGCCGAGCCACTTCGCGAAATGAACGATTGGCTGGAGCGCTATCGCCGCATCTGGGACGAGCGCATGGATGCCCTCGACGTCGTTGTCCAAGAACTCAAAGCCAAGGAGAAAACCAATGCCCGCAAAAAATGA
- a CDS encoding SRPBCC domain-containing protein, with amino-acid sequence MPAKNESTATTTQAPLSGLRTSSLRRISDTELAIDRTFHAKAHHVFDAWTQPEFVKLWWAPAQRGVRMVECVGDVRPQGTYRYVIGRGETERYAFSGTYLEIERPTRLVYTQRFEGVPGEATLTIAFIEQGEFTTVSAREVYPNKAALDGALASGMEEGMNQTYEQLDELMVAVRATPQFRISRVFDAPKHLVFKAWSKAEYVARWFTPAPLTTPACEVDLRPGGAFNVTMRTPDGMEFPMVATFTEVIPNERIVYVARIHGGLEVTTTVTLVERDGKTTLSGHQVYSRDDESTRGAHAGWTQTLHQLGEMVAELAT; translated from the coding sequence ATGCCCGCAAAAAATGAATCCACCGCCACCACCACCCAAGCGCCTTTGTCGGGCCTACGCACCTCCAGCCTGCGCCGAATTTCAGACACCGAGCTGGCCATCGACCGCACCTTCCACGCTAAGGCACACCACGTGTTTGATGCGTGGACGCAGCCGGAATTCGTCAAGCTGTGGTGGGCTCCTGCTCAGCGCGGCGTGCGCATGGTCGAGTGCGTTGGCGATGTCCGGCCGCAGGGGACGTATCGCTACGTCATTGGCCGCGGCGAAACCGAGCGCTATGCGTTTAGCGGCACCTATCTCGAAATCGAGCGCCCCACCCGCTTGGTCTACACCCAGCGCTTCGAGGGCGTGCCGGGCGAGGCGACGTTGACCATCGCCTTCATCGAGCAAGGCGAATTCACCACCGTCTCGGCACGCGAGGTGTATCCAAACAAAGCAGCGTTAGACGGCGCGCTGGCCAGTGGCATGGAAGAAGGCATGAACCAGACGTATGAACAACTCGATGAGCTGATGGTTGCCGTGCGCGCGACGCCGCAATTTCGCATTAGCCGCGTGTTCGATGCGCCCAAGCATCTCGTCTTCAAAGCCTGGAGCAAGGCTGAGTACGTCGCGCGCTGGTTTACGCCGGCGCCGTTGACCACGCCTGCTTGCGAGGTCGATCTGCGCCCGGGCGGCGCCTTCAACGTCACCATGCGCACGCCCGACGGCATGGAGTTCCCCATGGTTGCGACGTTCACCGAAGTGATCCCCAACGAGCGCATTGTCTACGTCGCGCGCATCCATGGCGGGCTGGAAGTAACCACCACCGTGACCTTGGTCGAGCGCGATGGCAAGACCACGCTCTCGGGGCACCAAGTATACTCGCGTGACGACGAGTCGACGCGCGGTGCGCATGCAGGCTGGACGCAGACGTTACATCAGCTCGGCGAAATGGTAGCAGAGCTCGCCACGTAA
- a CDS encoding MBL fold metallo-hydrolase yields MKLQVFQVTPSVWCFRRRSYLTCSYLVRRANGQIVMVDAGMDSSAQDVRDALARAFDATIKDVAAVLVTHWHNDHAAGAQVVQEQASAKIYYHAGDEPELLRTTASGGVRGWLAARVPEFGPLVLLKGLLGEATPRAVKADVLVNDGDQIEEDVMVIATPGHTKGHVSFFYEPERVLFAGDALAVIGGNLRFMARSVTLNLQDARQSMRKCLELPIEHVCPGHRAPLSKDVPARCAEMRALLTGSEHWPFFG; encoded by the coding sequence ATGAAGCTGCAGGTGTTCCAGGTCACGCCGAGTGTTTGGTGCTTTCGGCGCCGGTCCTATCTCACGTGCTCGTATCTCGTCCGACGGGCCAACGGACAAATTGTCATGGTTGACGCCGGCATGGACTCATCGGCGCAAGACGTAAGGGACGCCCTCGCGCGGGCGTTTGACGCGACGATCAAGGATGTTGCGGCGGTGTTGGTTACACATTGGCACAACGATCACGCGGCAGGCGCGCAGGTTGTCCAGGAACAAGCATCGGCAAAAATTTATTATCACGCTGGCGATGAACCTGAACTGCTGCGGACGACGGCCTCTGGCGGCGTTCGCGGATGGTTGGCGGCGCGGGTGCCAGAGTTTGGCCCGCTAGTGCTGCTCAAAGGGTTGCTTGGCGAGGCGACGCCAAGAGCCGTCAAAGCCGACGTGCTTGTCAATGACGGCGATCAGATCGAAGAAGATGTCATGGTCATTGCCACGCCCGGTCACACCAAAGGCCACGTAAGTTTTTTCTACGAACCCGAACGCGTGCTCTTTGCAGGCGATGCCCTCGCGGTCATTGGCGGCAACCTGAGGTTTATGGCGCGCTCCGTTACGCTAAACCTCCAGGATGCGCGGCAGTCCATGCGCAAGTGCTTAGAGCTGCCGATCGAACACGTCTGCCCAGGGCATCGAGCGCCGCTCTCTAAAGACGTGCCGGCTCGCTGCGCTGAAATGCGTGCGCTGCTAACCGGCAGCGAACACTGGCCCTTCTTCGGCTAA
- a CDS encoding DUF349 domain-containing protein, whose translation MGLADFFRPKYKHSDSSIRRAAVQELTSDDADVLVQIAKTDQDAAIRKLAIERLDKPRLLADIASAQTDKAVRELATSKAADLWVTQACAADDSATEALHTLISMGQESALIAVALRATNPALRGQAFAAISSPKALAELAKSAAPLERRTAAVAQLTDVAALRAIAMEADREIGSAAVDKLADAEALEAVATKAKNKQVRGRARKILTDRGEQQRAASSSDDTARRAHAEASQLVKQAEELAERFDFAVAGEELAALGDAWQPVANVDGALKARWEKAGKRFADRAAMADGTRRPARRANTNTAPSPSDDAERNLAVISGVDDLSSVADREAERAAHREHRLAAASEKARKAKEAEERADHLATALRAMLGDLEALADSSDLKQIDRALTDAAKAFEKVGDAAADEREALRTRYGKIRGQLVVRVRDMRESLEWERLHNVPKQEALIAEALALSTAELGEGDLRQLGNKLKELQARWKVVGAVPKSKADELWGRFKAASDQVYERVKGERGKEQERFAVHAAKKEELITKAEALAESTEWSTTSEAFRQLQAEWKASGHVPKQQGDELWRRFRAACDRFFDARKPVVEAERADQDRAAQAREQLCLKMESLVAAAPVDDSWGKTIGQFKDLQTAWKDTGRVPGRQAAALWNRFKAAGDALFAKRDGARDAEALASQAELTELAAQVSAALAASEGVGGLTLAVRAKVADLAEREIRPDAALRAQLDQLVLHAMQTDPVGLRGSDLDPEVMKKARTSLIASVRSLLPKASPTLRGDETSAQIADILRQAIAQNALGIRQDHRSPNEAADDFVAQWRELGPTIDSDGTAAQREFDEVIASLRALDDGRHADREGGERSPREPREGRENRDGRRDRNDRGDRNDRGPRDGNRGERAARPAPVVPAAAVVAAPAAAAVATAPAAAAPVAAAPVTPAPAAELTAPVLPDVIEPVAAIAPPRAARPTPAFMFDAVDDGWDDAAKPTPGDSAPTAGEMAGDGAVPDDSDAD comes from the coding sequence ATGGGACTCGCCGACTTTTTTCGCCCGAAATACAAACACAGCGACAGCTCAATCCGCCGCGCCGCGGTGCAAGAGCTAACCAGCGACGATGCCGACGTGCTGGTGCAGATCGCTAAAACCGATCAAGACGCTGCGATCCGCAAGCTCGCGATTGAGCGCCTCGACAAGCCGCGCCTCCTCGCCGACATCGCGAGCGCGCAAACCGACAAGGCCGTGCGCGAGCTGGCGACCTCCAAGGCCGCCGATCTATGGGTAACGCAAGCGTGTGCGGCCGACGACTCCGCCACCGAGGCCCTGCACACCCTGATTTCCATGGGCCAGGAGTCCGCGTTGATCGCCGTCGCCTTGCGTGCCACGAATCCCGCGCTGCGCGGGCAAGCCTTCGCCGCCATTTCCTCCCCTAAGGCCTTGGCCGAACTCGCGAAATCGGCTGCGCCGCTGGAACGACGAACCGCCGCCGTGGCGCAACTCACCGATGTCGCGGCCTTGCGCGCCATCGCGATGGAGGCAGATCGCGAGATCGGCAGCGCCGCCGTCGACAAGCTCGCTGATGCCGAGGCGCTGGAAGCCGTTGCCACTAAGGCCAAGAACAAACAAGTGCGTGGGCGCGCGCGCAAGATCTTGACTGATCGCGGGGAACAGCAACGCGCGGCGTCTTCGTCCGACGACACCGCGCGGCGCGCCCACGCCGAGGCGTCGCAGTTGGTTAAGCAAGCTGAGGAACTCGCCGAGCGATTTGATTTTGCGGTGGCAGGCGAGGAACTCGCGGCGCTTGGCGACGCTTGGCAGCCCGTAGCAAATGTCGATGGCGCGCTGAAAGCTCGCTGGGAAAAAGCGGGCAAGCGCTTCGCAGATCGCGCGGCCATGGCCGACGGCACGCGCAGGCCGGCGCGGCGCGCAAACACCAATACGGCGCCGTCGCCTAGTGACGACGCCGAACGCAATCTCGCCGTTATCAGCGGCGTCGACGACCTATCGTCGGTCGCCGATCGCGAGGCCGAACGCGCCGCGCATCGCGAGCATCGCCTCGCCGCCGCTAGCGAAAAGGCGCGCAAGGCCAAAGAGGCCGAGGAACGCGCCGACCACCTGGCCACCGCGCTGCGCGCCATGCTCGGCGATCTGGAAGCGTTAGCTGATTCATCGGACCTAAAGCAAATCGACCGCGCGCTGACCGATGCGGCCAAGGCGTTTGAAAAAGTCGGCGATGCCGCCGCGGACGAGCGCGAGGCGCTGCGTACCCGTTATGGCAAGATTCGCGGCCAGCTCGTGGTGCGCGTGCGCGACATGCGCGAGTCGCTCGAGTGGGAGCGCCTGCACAACGTGCCCAAGCAAGAGGCGCTCATCGCCGAGGCGTTGGCGCTTTCAACAGCCGAACTTGGCGAGGGGGATTTGCGCCAGCTCGGCAATAAGCTCAAGGAGCTGCAAGCGCGGTGGAAGGTCGTCGGCGCGGTGCCCAAGAGCAAGGCCGACGAATTGTGGGGCCGCTTCAAGGCTGCCTCCGATCAGGTCTATGAGCGCGTCAAGGGCGAGCGTGGCAAGGAGCAAGAGCGCTTTGCCGTTCACGCCGCCAAGAAAGAAGAACTCATCACCAAGGCCGAGGCGTTGGCGGAGAGCACCGAATGGAGCACAACGTCGGAGGCCTTTCGCCAATTGCAGGCGGAATGGAAGGCGTCGGGCCACGTGCCCAAGCAGCAAGGCGACGAGCTGTGGCGACGATTTCGCGCCGCGTGCGATCGCTTCTTTGATGCGCGCAAGCCGGTGGTTGAGGCGGAGCGCGCCGATCAAGATCGCGCCGCCCAGGCGCGCGAGCAGTTGTGCCTTAAGATGGAGAGCCTCGTCGCGGCCGCGCCGGTGGACGACAGCTGGGGCAAAACGATCGGCCAATTCAAGGATTTGCAAACCGCGTGGAAAGACACCGGCCGCGTGCCAGGGCGCCAGGCCGCGGCTTTGTGGAATCGGTTTAAGGCGGCGGGCGATGCGCTCTTTGCCAAGCGCGACGGCGCACGCGATGCCGAGGCACTTGCGTCCCAGGCCGAGCTGACCGAGTTGGCGGCGCAGGTTAGCGCGGCGCTTGCGGCCAGCGAAGGCGTTGGCGGGCTTACGCTCGCCGTGCGCGCCAAGGTCGCCGATTTGGCCGAGCGCGAGATTCGCCCAGATGCGGCGCTCCGCGCGCAGCTAGACCAATTGGTGCTGCACGCCATGCAAACCGATCCTGTCGGCCTGCGCGGCAGCGACCTCGACCCCGAGGTGATGAAGAAGGCGCGGACGTCGCTCATTGCCAGCGTGCGATCGCTCTTGCCTAAGGCCTCGCCAACGTTACGCGGCGACGAAACCTCGGCGCAAATCGCGGACATCTTGCGCCAAGCCATCGCGCAAAATGCGCTCGGTATTCGGCAAGACCACCGCTCACCCAATGAGGCGGCGGACGACTTTGTCGCGCAGTGGCGCGAACTCGGACCAACCATCGACAGCGACGGCACCGCCGCGCAGCGCGAGTTTGATGAGGTTATCGCCTCCTTGCGCGCGCTCGACGACGGACGCCACGCCGACCGCGAGGGTGGCGAGCGATCGCCGCGCGAGCCGCGCGAAGGCCGCGAAAACCGTGACGGTCGCCGCGATCGCAACGACCGAGGCGATCGCAACGATCGCGGACCGCGCGATGGTAACCGCGGTGAGCGCGCGGCGCGCCCTGCGCCGGTGGTGCCTGCTGCGGCCGTTGTCGCGGCGCCTGCAGCCGCCGCCGTTGCCACCGCGCCAGCCGCAGCGGCGCCCGTTGCTGCGGCGCCCGTCACCCCCGCACCGGCCGCCGAACTTACGGCGCCGGTGTTGCCCGACGTGATCGAACCGGTCGCGGCCATCGCGCCGCCGCGCGCGGCGCGTCCAACCCCGGCCTTTATGTTCGACGCGGTCGACGATGGTTGGGACGATGCGGCTAAGCCGACGCCAGGCGATTCCGCTCCTACCGCCGGCGAAATGGCCGGCGATGGCGCCGTCCCCGACGACTCCGATGCCGACTAG
- a CDS encoding methylmalonyl Co-A mutase-associated GTPase MeaB, whose amino-acid sequence MTSPAVVLAQGDAALAGDRAAIAKLTSLFERDDAAALALMAAAVAHVRTRRPDAAARIIALTGAPGVGKSSLVAAMLAARAGTAQATRRVAILAIDPASQRSGGALLGDRARAMAASAAAGVFFRSQSTQGVLGGIADATPSVVRLWAYLFDVIIIETVGVGQNEADVTELAAQTWLVLQPGAGDQLQYLKAGLMEQVQRFVVNKGDLPGAAQAAAQLRAAVMTAGASAADALDVVSSRTGRGVEALWRHLDPVSRTAASALEAMVLARRCQRELGRGAEALLQRHGGAAAWAASAGGAEAAWLAHLAAKSG is encoded by the coding sequence GTGACCTCGCCTGCGGTCGTTTTGGCGCAAGGCGACGCCGCGCTCGCAGGCGATCGCGCGGCCATCGCGAAGTTGACGTCGCTGTTTGAGCGCGACGATGCGGCCGCGTTGGCGCTGATGGCGGCCGCGGTGGCGCATGTGCGAACGCGACGCCCCGACGCCGCGGCGCGAATCATCGCGCTCACCGGCGCTCCGGGCGTCGGAAAATCGAGCCTGGTCGCGGCCATGCTAGCGGCGCGCGCGGGCACCGCGCAGGCCACGCGGCGCGTTGCGATTTTGGCGATCGATCCTGCCAGCCAGCGATCGGGTGGCGCCTTGCTCGGCGATCGGGCGCGCGCGATGGCGGCGTCGGCCGCAGCCGGGGTGTTCTTTCGCAGCCAAAGCACCCAGGGCGTGCTCGGCGGCATTGCGGATGCAACGCCGAGCGTGGTGCGGCTGTGGGCGTATCTTTTCGACGTAATCATCATCGAGACGGTGGGCGTCGGCCAAAACGAGGCCGACGTCACCGAGCTCGCCGCGCAGACGTGGTTGGTGCTGCAGCCTGGCGCTGGCGACCAGTTGCAGTATCTCAAGGCGGGGCTCATGGAGCAGGTGCAGCGCTTTGTCGTCAACAAGGGCGACTTGCCCGGCGCCGCGCAGGCCGCGGCGCAGCTGCGTGCGGCAGTGATGACCGCGGGGGCGTCGGCGGCTGACGCGCTTGACGTCGTTAGCAGCCGCACCGGCCGCGGCGTGGAGGCGCTATGGCGACATCTCGACCCCGTCTCGCGAACCGCGGCGTCTGCGCTGGAGGCGATGGTGCTCGCGCGGCGTTGCCAGCGCGAACTCGGCCGTGGTGCCGAGGCGCTTTTGCAGCGTCATGGCGGCGCTGCCGCATGGGCGGCGAGCGCGGGGGGCGCCGAGGCGGCTTGGTTAGCTCATCTCGCGGCAAAATCCGGCTGA
- a CDS encoding cobalamin-dependent protein (Presence of a B(12) (cobalamin)-binding domain implies dependence on cobalamin itself, in one of its several forms, or in some unusual lineages, dependence on a cobalamin-like analog.), with protein MTTSKRDDARAAHLLLDSDGAPTRDEPWVFRTYGGHSSAAATNALMREGLARGQTGLSIAFDLPTQCGYSSDHPMARAEVGKVGVPINSLDDMHAMFADVPLGEMNTSMTINGTAMWLLALYVAMAQERGVDVASLRGTTQNDIMKEYLARGTYVFPPAASMRLIAETYEYCAAHVPLWNPSNICSYHLQEAGATPAQEIAFALANALQVLDGIAARGALAGEDFQRCIGRMSFFVNAGIRFVEEMCKLRAFAELWDELLQARYGVTNPKFRLFRYGVQVNSLGLTAAQPENNAWRIAFETLAVTLSRKARCRALQLPAWNEALSLPRPWDQQWALRLQQILALETDLLEYPDLFEGSVVVESKTAALREEARALLGDVLRDGGALAALETGAMKQALVGAMAQRMGRIASGQQVVVGVNRYQEALSSPLVDERDGGRFVVDEATVAQATAQLARTRTARDEGRVQAALTQLVAAAASAEQAQAKASQAIMLASIECAKARVTTGEWADALRGVFGEYRANTGVDGARLVLQDDQVAALRARSAAIAAARGRRPRLVVGKPGLDGHSNGAEMIAVAAREAGFDVIYAGIRVAPAELAQAYIDEDADILGISLLSGSHLELVRELATTLSARGCHDACLVVGGIVPASDLPALAQLGVRRVFGGDDYQLGTIMHELLALVEAGSAA; from the coding sequence GTGACCACGTCCAAGCGCGACGATGCCCGCGCAGCCCATTTGCTGCTTGATAGCGACGGCGCGCCAACCCGCGATGAGCCGTGGGTGTTTCGCACCTATGGCGGGCACTCAAGCGCCGCCGCGACCAACGCGCTCATGCGCGAGGGCCTGGCGCGCGGGCAGACCGGCCTCTCCATCGCCTTCGATCTGCCGACGCAATGTGGCTACTCGTCGGATCACCCGATGGCACGCGCGGAGGTCGGCAAGGTGGGGGTGCCGATTAACTCGCTCGACGACATGCACGCCATGTTCGCCGACGTGCCCCTGGGCGAGATGAACACCTCGATGACGATTAACGGCACCGCCATGTGGTTGCTTGCGCTGTACGTGGCGATGGCGCAGGAGCGCGGCGTCGACGTGGCGAGCCTGCGCGGCACGACGCAGAACGACATCATGAAGGAGTATCTCGCGCGCGGGACGTACGTGTTTCCGCCGGCCGCGTCGATGCGGCTCATCGCGGAGACCTACGAATACTGCGCGGCGCACGTGCCGCTGTGGAACCCAAGCAATATTTGCAGCTATCACTTGCAGGAGGCCGGCGCGACGCCGGCGCAAGAGATCGCGTTTGCCCTGGCCAATGCGCTGCAGGTGCTCGATGGCATTGCCGCGCGCGGCGCGCTTGCCGGCGAGGATTTTCAGCGCTGCATCGGCCGCATGAGTTTTTTTGTCAACGCCGGAATTCGCTTCGTCGAAGAGATGTGCAAGCTGCGCGCCTTTGCCGAGCTATGGGATGAGCTGCTGCAAGCGCGTTATGGCGTCACCAACCCCAAGTTTCGCCTGTTTCGTTACGGCGTGCAGGTGAATTCGCTTGGGCTCACCGCGGCGCAACCTGAAAACAATGCGTGGCGGATCGCGTTTGAAACCCTGGCGGTGACATTGTCGCGCAAGGCTCGTTGTCGCGCGTTGCAGCTGCCGGCGTGGAATGAGGCGCTGTCGCTGCCGCGGCCGTGGGATCAGCAGTGGGCCTTGCGCCTGCAACAGATCTTGGCGCTAGAGACGGATCTCCTCGAGTATCCCGATTTGTTCGAGGGATCGGTCGTGGTGGAGAGCAAGACCGCGGCGCTCAGAGAGGAAGCGCGCGCGCTGCTGGGTGACGTCTTGCGCGACGGTGGCGCCTTGGCGGCGCTCGAAACCGGCGCCATGAAGCAGGCGCTAGTTGGGGCCATGGCACAGCGAATGGGCCGCATTGCCAGCGGGCAGCAGGTCGTCGTTGGCGTCAACCGGTACCAAGAGGCGCTTTCATCGCCGCTGGTCGATGAACGCGATGGGGGGCGCTTTGTCGTGGACGAGGCGACGGTCGCGCAAGCCACCGCACAGCTGGCTCGGACCCGTACGGCGCGAGACGAAGGGCGGGTGCAGGCGGCCTTGACGCAGCTCGTGGCGGCTGCAGCGTCGGCCGAGCAGGCGCAGGCCAAGGCAAGCCAGGCAATCATGCTGGCGTCGATCGAGTGCGCCAAGGCGCGCGTGACCACGGGCGAGTGGGCCGACGCCTTGCGCGGCGTCTTTGGCGAGTATCGCGCGAACACCGGTGTCGACGGCGCGCGACTTGTCTTGCAGGACGATCAAGTGGCGGCGTTGCGCGCGCGCAGCGCGGCGATCGCGGCGGCGCGTGGGCGGCGGCCACGCCTCGTCGTCGGCAAGCCGGGGCTCGATGGCCACTCCAACGGCGCCGAAATGATTGCCGTGGCCGCGCGCGAAGCTGGTTTTGACGTCATCTACGCCGGCATTCGGGTGGCGCCCGCCGAGCTGGCGCAGGCGTATATCGACGAGGATGCCGACATTCTCGGCATTTCATTGCTTTCGGGCAGTCACCTAGAACTAGTGCGTGAGCTCGCGACCACGCTGTCGGCGCGCGGGTGCCACGACGCGTGCCTGGTGGTGGGCGGGATTGTTCCAGCGAGCGATTTGCCGGCGCTGGCGCAGCTCGGCGTCCGCCGCGTCTTTGGCGGGGACGACTATCAGCTCGGCACGATTATGCACGAGCTGCTCGCGCTCGTGGAAGCGGGCAGCGCCGCGTGA
- a CDS encoding VWA domain-containing protein, with translation MMNRALLNMITLASVAACLVVLAGCPSKSAGVCDSEFAPDSCGQPCTLPTDCSDGTYCGASTGECTADCTPGSNECGEGATCAPDGSCQPGSCASIALNVTSIVPSIELVIDRSGSMKWDFSGNNQNPPAGQSRWDAIKTALIAPTTGLINVLQNGVYFGAQLYYYQANASECHSGLTATRSIANGDAITALINGTAPNGGTPTALAVDQAVAQFSSNPPPTDSPKYILLVTDGEPTLPCQGNTYETNGSLTVASVQAAHAAGITTLVLGVSNQVAAANLQRFANAGQGLPPDGATKADYAVSSSTADLVDDLTALLGSTRSCDLTLQGSVDPAAASAGTVQLNGTTLTHGTDWTVLDAQTLQLVGAACETFLSTPTATLSADFPCDAVVAIS, from the coding sequence ATGATGAACCGCGCCCTGCTCAACATGATCACTCTCGCCAGCGTTGCGGCCTGCTTGGTGGTGCTTGCGGGTTGTCCCAGCAAGTCAGCAGGCGTTTGCGATAGCGAGTTCGCCCCCGATAGCTGCGGCCAACCATGCACCTTGCCCACGGACTGCAGCGATGGCACGTATTGCGGCGCTAGCACGGGCGAGTGCACCGCCGACTGTACGCCCGGCAGCAACGAGTGCGGCGAGGGCGCGACCTGCGCGCCCGATGGCAGCTGCCAACCTGGCTCATGCGCATCCATCGCGCTCAACGTGACCTCTATTGTGCCTTCGATCGAATTGGTCATCGACCGCAGCGGTTCGATGAAATGGGACTTCTCGGGCAATAACCAAAATCCACCCGCCGGCCAATCGCGGTGGGATGCGATTAAGACCGCGCTCATTGCCCCAACCACGGGCCTCATCAACGTCCTGCAAAATGGCGTCTATTTTGGTGCGCAGCTCTACTATTACCAGGCAAACGCGAGCGAATGCCACAGCGGCCTGACCGCGACGCGCAGCATTGCCAATGGCGACGCCATCACCGCGCTTATCAACGGCACGGCGCCAAACGGCGGCACGCCAACCGCGCTCGCCGTGGACCAAGCGGTCGCACAATTTTCCAGCAATCCGCCGCCGACCGACTCGCCGAAATACATCTTGCTTGTCACCGACGGCGAGCCGACCCTGCCCTGCCAAGGCAATACCTATGAGACCAACGGCTCGCTGACCGTCGCGTCGGTTCAGGCCGCGCACGCCGCCGGCATCACCACGCTTGTGCTCGGCGTTAGCAATCAAGTCGCCGCCGCCAATCTGCAGCGCTTTGCGAATGCCGGCCAAGGCCTGCCGCCAGATGGCGCGACGAAGGCCGACTATGCCGTCTCGAGCAGCACCGCCGACCTCGTCGACGACCTGACCGCCTTGCTCGGCAGCACGCGCAGCTGTGACCTCACGCTGCAAGGCAGCGTCGACCCGGCCGCCGCCTCTGCCGGCACGGTGCAACTTAACGGCACCACGCTGACGCATGGCACCGATTGGACGGTGCTCGACGCTCAGACGCTTCAGCTCGTAGGCGCCGCCTGTGAGACCTTTCTCAGCACGCCGACCGCTACGTTGTCGGCGGATTTTCCATGCGACGCGGTGGTTGCGATTTCGTAA
- a CDS encoding DMT family transporter has protein sequence MAKTSRLVLAYVVCCAIWGTTWYAVRVTMGEGGFAPIVSATYRFSLAALILAGLVWLGRLRPLPASPRIWAWLALAGVLDAIGYALVYLGEEHIPGGLAAVLFACQPLILAAVMQVIRFEPTRPIDLIAALISLAGVGIIFSDQLDISAQQGIGVAMVLASALAATLYAVVMKRHAAGIHPIASTAVFIGVTAISLWLVVLATGGPSWPSPLRTTALAAVLYLAVFGTVIAFATYFWLVQRVSLATTSTTVFVITIIALGVDALFERQDFFAPKTWFGIGVVFLGLAAKFSMLWLTKSQPPRRMENPPTT, from the coding sequence GTGGCAAAGACCTCGCGGCTCGTCTTGGCATACGTCGTGTGCTGCGCCATCTGGGGCACTACGTGGTATGCCGTGCGCGTTACCATGGGCGAGGGTGGCTTTGCGCCCATTGTCAGCGCGACCTACCGCTTCTCGCTAGCGGCGTTGATCCTCGCCGGCCTGGTATGGCTCGGCCGCTTGCGTCCCCTGCCTGCGTCGCCGCGCATCTGGGCGTGGCTCGCACTCGCCGGCGTGCTCGACGCGATCGGGTATGCGCTGGTGTATCTCGGCGAGGAGCACATTCCGGGCGGCCTCGCGGCGGTCCTGTTTGCCTGCCAACCGCTCATTCTCGCGGCGGTGATGCAGGTGATTCGCTTCGAGCCCACCCGGCCTATAGATCTAATCGCCGCCCTCATCTCGCTTGCCGGCGTTGGCATCATTTTTTCCGATCAGCTCGATATCTCGGCGCAGCAAGGCATAGGCGTCGCGATGGTGCTCGCCTCGGCGCTGGCCGCGACGCTCTACGCCGTGGTCATGAAGCGCCACGCCGCGGGCATTCATCCCATCGCGTCCACCGCGGTCTTTATTGGCGTCACCGCGATCTCGCTATGGCTGGTCGTGCTCGCAACCGGCGGGCCATCTTGGCCTTCGCCGCTGCGCACCACCGCGCTGGCCGCCGTGCTGTACTTGGCGGTGTTTGGCACCGTGATTGCGTTCGCGACCTATTTTTGGCTGGTGCAGCGCGTCTCGCTCGCCACCACCAGCACCACCGTATTTGTCATCACTATTATCGCGCTCGGTGTCGATGCGCTCTTTGAGCGCCAAGATTTTTTCGCGCCCAAGACGTGGTTTGGTATTGGCGTGGTGTTCCTCGGGCTAGCGGCGAAATTTTCGATGCTGTGGCTTACGAAATCGCAACCACCGCGTCGCATGGAAAATCCGCCGACAACGTAG
- a CDS encoding 4a-hydroxytetrahydrobiopterin dehydratase — MSGLADRDLAAVPAGTPPLASAEIAKYQRLIAPAWRVVAADAGGDAGNRLTITISTPNFVEAMALAVRVATLAEQVNHHPVLLIAWGRVTVTIWTHTTGGLTGNDFIFAAKVDALLVA; from the coding sequence ATGAGCGGCCTCGCAGATCGCGACCTCGCTGCGGTGCCCGCGGGCACGCCGCCGCTTGCGTCGGCGGAAATTGCCAAGTACCAGCGGCTCATCGCGCCGGCGTGGCGGGTGGTTGCGGCCGATGCTGGCGGCGACGCCGGCAACCGCCTGACGATCACCATCTCGACTCCCAATTTTGTGGAGGCGATGGCGCTAGCGGTGCGCGTCGCGACCCTGGCCGAGCAGGTGAACCATCACCCCGTGCTTTTGATCGCCTGGGGCCGCGTAACGGTTACCATCTGGACGCACACCACCGGCGGCTTGACGGGCAACGATTTTATTTTTGCCGCGAAGGTCGACGCCTTGCTCGTCGCATAG